In Macaca nemestrina isolate mMacNem1 chromosome 11, mMacNem.hap1, whole genome shotgun sequence, a single window of DNA contains:
- the LOC105468117 gene encoding dual specificity protein kinase CLK1 isoform X2, giving the protein MLEWFEHHGHICIVFELLGLSTYDFIKENGFLPFRLDHIRKMAYQICKSVNFLHSNKLTHTDLKPENILFVQSDYTEAYNPKIKRDERTLINPDIKVVDFGSATYDDEHHSTLVSTRHYRAPEVILALGWSQPCDVWSIGCILIEYYLGFTVFPTHDSKEHLAMMERILGPLPKHMIQKTRKRKYFHHDRLDWDEHSSAGRYVSRRCKPLKEFMLSQDVEHECLFDLIQKMLEYDPAKRITLKEALKHPFFDLLKKTL; this is encoded by the exons ATGTTGGAATGGTTTGAGCATCATGGTCACATTTGCATTGTTTTTGAACTACTGGGACTTAGTACTTACGACTTCATTAAAGAAAATGGTTTTCTACCATTTCGACTGGATCATATCAGAAAGATGGCATATCAGATATGCAAGTCTGTGAATT TTTTGCACAGTAATAAGTTGACTCACACAGACTTAAAGCCTGAAAACATCTTATTTGTGCAGTCTGACTACACAGAGGCATATAATCCCAAAATA AAACGTGATGAACGCACCTTAATAAATCCAGATATTAAAGTTGTAGACTTTGGAAGTGCAACATACGATGATGAACATCACAGTACATTGGTATCTACAAGACATTATAGAGCACCTGAAGTTATTTTAG CCCTAGGGTGGTCCCAACCATGTGATGTCTGGAGTATAGGATGCATTCTTATTGAATACTATCTTGGGTTTACCGTATTTCCA acaCACGATAGTAAGGAGCACTTAGCAATGATGGAAAGGATTCTTGGACCTCTACCAAAACATATGATACAGAAAACCAG GAAACGTAAATATTTTCACCATGATCGATTAGACTGGGATGAACACAGTTCTGCTGGCAGATATGTTTCAAGGCGCTGCAAACCTCTGAAG gaATTTATGCTTTCTCAGGATGTTGAACATGAGTGTCTCTTTGACCTCATTCAGAAAATGTTGGAGTATGATCCAGCCAAAAGAATTACTCTCAAAGAAGCCTTAAAGCATCCTTTCTTTGACCTTCTGAAGAAAACTCTGTAG